Proteins from a genomic interval of Ciona intestinalis chromosome 9, KH, whole genome shotgun sequence:
- the LOC113474548 gene encoding uncharacterized protein LOC113474548 → MDEQSQRTHKFAPIIVEAEESLADDSPGLDKALPFRNLMQQKQRDILATVNRMRDEVSVLQSLIQRVKQKMHSKPERPNLGVNSPPKNDAAPEFPPPPPAYDMSVLLDENLQKENEPRGSNTPREGRIFERPLVCEDSDTTSLETVTYRESLLDGQSEGSTSSLTTSSSPSSLSDVYLVHDNNNVLTARKASYNNPPDDDDDSTYTDFMSSFVQVEDRIRGIRQSHSNSSVSSSASTNSRGMAVPQKPPRLTKNRLSDAWSGSGSDVTKVLKLT, encoded by the exons ATGGATGAGCAATCACAGCGAACGCATAAGTTTGCTCCGATCATAGTTGAAGCTGAAGAAAGTTTGGCTGATGATTCGCCTGGTTTGGATAAAGCTCTGCCATTTAGGAACTTaatgcaacaaaaacaacgCGATATTTTGGCCACCGTAAACAGGATGAG aGACGAAGTATCAGTTCTACAAAGCCTTATCCAACGGGTGAAGCAAAAAATGCATTCTAAACCCGAAAGGCCTAATTTAGGGGTCAATTCACCCCCTAAAAATGACGCCGCCCCGGAATTCCCCCCTCCCCCACCCGCCTATGATATGTCAGTCTTGCTTGACGAGAATTTGCAAAAAGAGAACGAACCACGAGGTTCGAACACGCCAAGAGAAGGCCGGATATTTGAGAGGCCGTTGGTTTGTGAGGATTCAGATACAACATCATTGGAAA CTGTAACATACCGTGAGAGTTTACTGGATGGTCAAAGTGAAGGAAGCACTTCTAGTTTAACGACCAGTAGTTCGCCTTCGTCGTTGTCCGATGTTTATCTTGTTCACGATAATAACAACGTCTTAACTG ctCGCAAAGCTTCGTATAACAATCCTCCCGACGACGATGACGATTCGACATACACTGATTTCATGTCCTCGTTCGTTCAAGTCGAAGATCGTATCCGTGGCATCAGGCAGTCACACAGCAACAGCTCAGTCAGTTCAAGCGCTTCTACCAACAGCAGGGGCATGGCAGTGCCTCAAAAACCACCACGTTTAACCAAAAATCGTTTGTCCGACGCTTGGTCCGGTAGcggaagtgacgtcacgaaggtACTTAAACTCACGTGA